A DNA window from Christiangramia salexigens contains the following coding sequences:
- the dnaE gene encoding DNA polymerase III subunit alpha translates to MYLIFDTETTGLPKRWDAPLTDSENWPRCIQIAWQLHDDMGNLIENQDYLVKPDGFDIPYDSERIHGISTDLANEKGIPLQEVLEKFNDALNRSKFVVGQNVGFDINIMGAEFIRMNFENSMQDMPVLDTCTEVTASLCKIPGGRGGKFKLPTLTELHEFLFDEAFAEAHNATADVEATTRCFLELIRQRVYTVEELDVPNDYFENFSEANPQRIELIGLKHINLKKASDQIRKRLEKQQPTDDISHEEIQQNLEKLDEVPFAHLHNHSQFSVLQSTISIPDLVAAAAEENMNAVALTDHANMMGAFHFVKEVGVYNGKIKEHNATAEENGEELKQPMKAIVGCEFFVCENHADKSRKDNGYQIVMLAKNKNGYHNLAKMSSKAYTDGFYYVPRIDKEIVKKYKEDVIVLTGNLYGEVPSKILNVGEKQAEEALLWWKEEFGEDFYIELMRHNQEDENRVNPVLVEFSKKHDIKLVATNNTYYWKQEDANAHDILLCVKDGEKQATPIGRGRGYRYGLPNDEYYFKSGDEMKSLFKDLPEAISNIQEVVDKVEPFELARDVLLPKFTIPEEFQSEEDLVDGGKRGENAFLKHITFEGAKKRYSEVTPDIAERLNFELSVIENTGYPGYFLIVEDFIRAAREMGVSVGPGRGSAAGSAVAYCLGITNIDPIKYDLLFERFLNPDRVSMPDIDIDFDDEGRSRVMDYVIKKYGANQVAQIITYGTMAAKSSIRDTARVLDLPLMEADRIAKLIPNTKLGKLFAMDDKTIKAKFRGDEIEKINELLNISEGDDLEAETVNQARILEGSVRNTGIHACGVIITPGDITNYVPVSVAKDSDLYVTQFDNSVVESAGLLKMDFLGLKTLTLIKDTVKIVKGRHNIDLDPDSFPLDDEETYKLFQRGETIGIFQYESPGMQKHMQALKPTVFDDLIAMNALYRPGPMEYIPSFIARKHGDEEISYDLPEMEEYLEETYGITVYQEQVMLLSQKLAGFSKGEADMLRKAMGKKIAALLAQLKPKFIGGGEEKGHPTEVLEKIWKDWEAFASYAFNKSHSTCYAWIAYQTAYLKAHYPAEYMAAVLSNNMNDIKQVTFFMEECKRMKLNVLGPDVNESYYKFSVNKENAIRFGMGAIKGVGAGAVATIVENRKNNEGPYRSIFDMAKRIDLRAANKKAFENLALAGGFDGFGSTHRAQYFHDDGNGMSFLEKVIKYAAKYQESQNSSQVSLFGEASDVQIPEPEVPPCEEWGTMEKLRREKEVVGIYISGHPLDDFRIEMNYFCNGKLSDFRDLEAVVNRDLTIGGVVTDVQHRVSKNGKGWAIFTVEDYDESYEFKIFGEEYLRMKHFFVPNNFVHIKCFVKEGWTNKETGKKGEPRIQFREMNLLHDVMDKNARKLTIQLNIDDLKNEKIEWLKETFTSHKGDCHLNFVVYEMKEQVKLRMPSRKHKIRISQELIEALEKEQFMYKLN, encoded by the coding sequence ATGTACCTTATTTTTGATACCGAAACCACCGGTCTTCCCAAGCGCTGGGATGCACCACTTACAGATTCTGAGAACTGGCCAAGATGTATACAGATCGCCTGGCAGTTACATGACGATATGGGGAATCTTATTGAGAATCAGGATTATCTGGTGAAGCCCGACGGTTTTGATATCCCATATGATTCGGAAAGGATACATGGTATTTCCACAGATCTTGCAAATGAAAAAGGTATTCCCTTACAGGAAGTTCTGGAGAAATTTAATGATGCCCTGAATAGATCCAAGTTCGTGGTAGGGCAGAATGTTGGTTTTGATATCAACATTATGGGAGCCGAATTTATCCGAATGAATTTTGAAAATTCAATGCAGGATATGCCGGTGCTTGATACCTGTACTGAAGTTACGGCCAGCTTATGTAAAATTCCCGGTGGACGTGGTGGGAAATTTAAATTACCTACTCTTACAGAACTGCACGAATTTCTTTTTGATGAAGCCTTTGCCGAAGCGCATAATGCAACGGCCGATGTTGAGGCGACTACACGTTGTTTTCTTGAGCTTATCCGTCAAAGGGTATATACAGTAGAGGAGCTTGATGTTCCTAATGATTATTTCGAGAATTTTTCTGAAGCCAATCCTCAAAGGATAGAACTGATCGGCTTGAAGCATATTAATCTTAAAAAAGCTTCAGACCAGATAAGGAAAAGACTTGAGAAGCAACAGCCTACAGATGATATTTCACATGAGGAGATTCAGCAGAATCTGGAAAAACTGGATGAGGTTCCTTTTGCGCATCTGCATAACCATTCTCAGTTTTCCGTGCTTCAGTCCACGATAAGTATTCCCGATCTGGTTGCCGCGGCGGCAGAGGAGAATATGAATGCAGTGGCGCTTACCGATCATGCCAATATGATGGGGGCTTTTCACTTTGTGAAAGAAGTAGGGGTCTATAATGGAAAAATTAAAGAGCATAATGCTACGGCTGAAGAGAATGGTGAAGAGCTAAAACAGCCAATGAAAGCTATTGTAGGCTGTGAGTTCTTCGTTTGTGAAAATCACGCTGACAAAAGCCGGAAAGATAATGGTTACCAGATCGTGATGCTTGCTAAGAACAAGAATGGGTATCATAATCTGGCTAAAATGTCCTCTAAGGCATATACAGATGGGTTTTACTATGTGCCGCGTATAGATAAGGAGATCGTTAAAAAGTATAAAGAGGATGTGATCGTTCTTACCGGTAATCTTTATGGCGAGGTTCCCAGTAAGATCCTGAATGTGGGTGAAAAACAGGCAGAAGAGGCTTTGTTGTGGTGGAAGGAAGAGTTTGGTGAAGATTTCTATATAGAGCTGATGCGCCATAATCAGGAAGATGAGAACAGGGTGAATCCTGTTCTTGTGGAATTCAGCAAAAAGCATGATATAAAACTAGTTGCGACCAATAATACATATTACTGGAAACAGGAAGATGCAAATGCACATGATATTTTACTCTGTGTAAAGGATGGTGAAAAACAGGCTACTCCAATTGGAAGAGGACGAGGTTATCGCTACGGACTTCCTAATGATGAGTATTATTTCAAGTCTGGAGATGAGATGAAAAGTCTTTTCAAAGACCTGCCGGAAGCGATCAGTAATATTCAGGAGGTTGTGGATAAGGTGGAGCCTTTTGAACTCGCAAGGGACGTTTTACTTCCAAAATTTACCATTCCTGAAGAGTTTCAGAGTGAAGAGGATCTTGTGGATGGTGGAAAACGAGGTGAAAATGCCTTTTTAAAACATATAACTTTCGAAGGCGCTAAAAAACGGTATTCGGAAGTCACTCCCGATATCGCAGAACGACTTAACTTCGAATTGTCTGTAATTGAAAATACCGGTTACCCCGGTTACTTCCTTATTGTGGAGGATTTCATTCGAGCGGCCAGAGAGATGGGAGTTTCGGTAGGGCCGGGACGAGGGTCTGCTGCAGGTTCTGCGGTGGCGTACTGTCTTGGAATTACAAATATTGATCCTATTAAATATGATCTGCTTTTTGAGCGTTTCTTAAATCCGGATCGTGTGAGTATGCCCGATATTGATATTGACTTTGATGATGAAGGCCGAAGCCGGGTAATGGACTATGTGATCAAGAAATACGGGGCCAATCAGGTGGCACAGATCATCACCTATGGTACCATGGCTGCAAAATCTTCGATTCGTGATACAGCGCGTGTGCTGGACCTTCCGCTGATGGAAGCAGACAGGATTGCAAAGCTGATCCCCAATACCAAACTTGGGAAGCTTTTTGCCATGGATGATAAGACCATTAAGGCGAAATTCCGTGGTGATGAAATAGAAAAGATCAATGAGCTTTTAAATATTTCTGAAGGAGATGACCTGGAAGCTGAAACCGTGAATCAGGCTCGAATTCTTGAAGGTTCGGTTAGAAATACCGGTATCCACGCCTGTGGAGTGATCATTACTCCCGGAGATATTACCAATTACGTTCCAGTATCTGTTGCAAAGGATTCCGATCTGTATGTAACACAATTCGATAACTCGGTTGTGGAAAGTGCAGGACTGCTAAAGATGGATTTCCTGGGTCTTAAGACTCTAACCCTGATCAAGGATACGGTTAAGATCGTAAAAGGAAGACATAATATAGACCTGGATCCGGATAGTTTCCCATTGGATGATGAAGAAACCTATAAGTTGTTCCAGAGAGGAGAAACGATTGGGATTTTCCAATATGAATCTCCCGGAATGCAGAAGCATATGCAGGCATTAAAACCAACTGTTTTTGATGACCTTATCGCGATGAACGCGTTATACCGTCCGGGACCTATGGAATATATTCCTAGTTTCATTGCGCGTAAACATGGAGACGAAGAGATCTCTTATGATCTTCCCGAAATGGAGGAGTATCTGGAAGAAACTTACGGGATCACGGTTTACCAGGAGCAGGTGATGCTTCTGTCGCAAAAACTGGCAGGATTTAGTAAGGGTGAAGCCGATATGTTAAGGAAAGCGATGGGTAAAAAGATCGCTGCCTTACTTGCGCAATTAAAACCAAAATTCATTGGTGGTGGTGAAGAAAAAGGTCATCCAACCGAGGTTCTTGAGAAGATCTGGAAAGACTGGGAAGCTTTTGCTTCTTATGCCTTTAACAAGTCCCACTCTACCTGTTATGCATGGATCGCTTATCAAACCGCTTATTTAAAAGCGCATTATCCAGCCGAGTATATGGCGGCGGTGCTTTCCAATAACATGAATGATATTAAGCAGGTTACATTCTTTATGGAAGAATGTAAGCGAATGAAGCTTAATGTACTTGGGCCTGATGTGAATGAATCATATTATAAATTCTCGGTAAATAAAGAAAATGCTATCCGTTTTGGAATGGGAGCCATTAAAGGTGTAGGTGCAGGAGCTGTGGCAACCATTGTTGAAAACAGAAAAAATAACGAAGGGCCGTATCGCTCTATTTTTGATATGGCTAAGAGAATAGATCTTAGAGCCGCTAACAAAAAAGCTTTTGAAAACCTTGCGCTTGCCGGCGGATTCGATGGTTTTGGAAGCACTCACAGAGCTCAATATTTCCATGATGATGGTAACGGAATGAGCTTCCTTGAAAAGGTGATCAAATATGCCGCAAAATATCAGGAGAGTCAGAATTCGTCGCAGGTAAGTCTTTTTGGCGAAGCCAGTGATGTTCAGATCCCGGAGCCTGAAGTGCCGCCATGTGAGGAATGGGGTACCATGGAAAAATTAAGACGGGAAAAGGAAGTTGTGGGAATCTATATTTCGGGACATCCGCTGGATGATTTCAGGATAGAAATGAATTATTTCTGTAACGGTAAGCTTTCAGATTTTAGGGATCTAGAAGCCGTTGTAAACAGAGACCTTACTATTGGAGGTGTGGTTACAGATGTGCAGCATCGTGTTTCCAAGAACGGCAAAGGTTGGGCAATTTTTACGGTAGAGGATTATGACGAATCTTATGAGTTTAAGATCTTTGGCGAAGAGTACCTGAGAATGAAACATTTCTTTGTGCCTAATAACTTTGTGCATATTAAGTGTTTTGTAAAAGAGGGCTGGACCAATAAGGAAACCGGAAAGAAAGGGGAGCCCAGGATACAGTTCAGAGAAATGAACTTACTGCATGATGTGATGGATAAAAATGCTAGAAAGCTCACCATCCAGTTGAATATTGATGATCTTAAAAACGAAAAGATCGAGTGGTTAAAGGAAACTTTTACTTCCCATAAAGGGGATTGTCATTTGAATTTTGTGGTTTACGAAATGAAGGAACAGGTCAAGTTGCGTATGCCAAGTAGAAAGCATAAAATAAGGATCTCGCAGGAGTTGATCGAAGCTCTTGAGAAGGAGCAGTTCATGTATAAATTGAATTAA
- a CDS encoding cation:proton antiporter — MDYMLIIFFASLLLLASGAFFKWLENIFLTGPLIALMVGIILGPEVIGLLDLKNSRQDEILKIACEFTIAMALMATALRIPVNFIKNNLFSQLMVLFPGMLMMCGLSSLIFYHILGSLSLTESFLIGAVITPTDPVVASTLVTGDKAKKYMPAKLRHTISFESGGNDGLAFPLVVMSILLFNSGVQEFSIEKYLLNDILYSTVLCSVLAYYTGNIFGKLMHFTNKRGIMNKKSLFPFSMALSFLLLSGFNLIDMNGILAVFAGGIGFTKHINHNEDLKEERIQESMERIFTIPVFFLLGIILPWQEWIKLGWTSAYLIAGILLFRRLPAILLISPFIMRKQFKFRDCLILGWFGPIGAAALYYALHVKKQTGFEDIWTYTSLIVFGSTLAHGLTSFPFEKLYAIKKNSKAPEKSSVK, encoded by the coding sequence ATGGATTATATGCTCATCATATTCTTTGCGAGTTTGTTGCTACTTGCTTCAGGAGCTTTTTTCAAGTGGCTGGAAAATATATTCCTTACAGGTCCTCTCATCGCCTTGATGGTCGGGATAATTCTGGGCCCTGAAGTTATTGGGCTGTTAGATCTGAAAAACTCACGTCAGGATGAGATCCTAAAGATCGCCTGTGAGTTTACTATAGCAATGGCCTTAATGGCAACCGCTCTTAGAATCCCGGTAAACTTTATTAAAAATAATCTTTTCAGCCAGCTTATGGTTCTATTCCCGGGGATGCTTATGATGTGTGGCCTTAGCAGCCTGATCTTTTATCATATACTAGGCAGCCTAAGCCTTACGGAAAGTTTTCTAATTGGCGCGGTCATTACTCCAACAGACCCAGTCGTTGCCTCTACACTGGTAACCGGGGACAAAGCAAAAAAATACATGCCTGCAAAATTAAGGCACACTATCTCATTTGAATCTGGCGGGAATGATGGTTTAGCCTTCCCGTTAGTAGTGATGAGCATTCTTCTGTTTAATTCAGGGGTTCAGGAATTTTCAATAGAAAAGTATCTTTTAAATGATATTTTATATTCAACCGTACTTTGCTCTGTACTGGCATATTATACGGGTAACATTTTTGGGAAGCTTATGCATTTTACCAATAAAAGAGGTATCATGAACAAAAAATCCCTATTCCCATTTTCCATGGCACTCTCGTTCCTTCTGTTATCGGGGTTCAATCTTATTGATATGAATGGGATTCTTGCCGTCTTTGCCGGCGGAATTGGCTTTACAAAACACATTAATCACAATGAAGACCTTAAGGAAGAAAGGATACAAGAGTCTATGGAACGTATTTTCACCATTCCGGTATTTTTTCTATTAGGAATAATTCTACCCTGGCAGGAATGGATAAAACTTGGGTGGACCTCTGCTTATTTGATCGCAGGGATTTTACTGTTTAGAAGATTACCGGCCATCCTACTTATTTCACCTTTTATAATGAGAAAGCAGTTCAAGTTTCGGGATTGCTTGATCCTCGGTTGGTTTGGTCCTATTGGAGCAGCCGCACTATATTACGCATTACATGTTAAAAAACAAACTGGTTTTGAGGATATCTGGACCTATACCTCATTAATTGTATTTGGATCTACATTAGCACATGGACTCACCAGCTTTCCATTTGAAAAGTTATATGCGATTAAAAAAAACAGCAAAGCTCCTGAAAAGTCCTCAGTTAAATAA
- a CDS encoding DUF58 domain-containing protein encodes MDIVKELHKTGGFLNLDLLAKQVVEGYISGMHKSPFHGFSAEFAEHKIYNTGESTRHIDWKLFAKTDKLYTRKYEEETNLRCHLILDNSASMHYPAMRDQDLNSLNKIGFSVLASACLMEILKRQRDAVGMSIYSDEFEFYSPERSSERHHHMLLHKLDQVLKTGKIKKSTDTYTYLHQIAEKLKRRSLIFLFTDMFQADTEELELFEALRHLKYNRHEVILFHVIDEKRELNFDFENTPRRFTDVETGLEVDLYSDNIRENYKNAVEKYMAELKLQCAKYRIKYVVADINKNFDKILTSYLLEKQKFG; translated from the coding sequence ATGGATATCGTAAAAGAGTTACATAAAACCGGTGGATTCCTTAATCTGGATCTGCTAGCTAAACAGGTAGTGGAGGGGTATATTTCGGGCATGCATAAAAGCCCTTTTCATGGCTTCTCTGCGGAGTTTGCGGAACATAAGATCTACAACACCGGAGAAAGTACAAGGCACATTGACTGGAAGCTTTTTGCTAAGACAGATAAGCTGTATACAAGAAAGTACGAGGAGGAGACCAACTTAAGGTGTCACCTAATTCTGGACAATTCGGCTTCTATGCATTATCCAGCAATGAGGGATCAGGATCTAAATTCGTTGAATAAGATCGGATTTTCGGTATTGGCATCGGCATGTCTCATGGAGATCCTCAAACGCCAGCGGGATGCCGTGGGCATGAGTATCTATAGTGATGAGTTTGAATTCTATTCGCCCGAACGTTCCAGTGAGAGGCATCATCACATGCTTTTGCATAAGCTGGATCAGGTTCTAAAGACCGGTAAGATTAAGAAAAGTACAGATACTTATACCTATTTACACCAGATCGCCGAAAAGCTAAAGCGAAGGTCGCTTATCTTTCTCTTTACCGATATGTTTCAGGCAGACACCGAAGAGTTGGAGCTTTTCGAGGCTTTGAGGCATCTTAAGTACAACCGGCATGAAGTAATACTCTTTCATGTGATCGATGAAAAGCGAGAGCTTAATTTTGATTTTGAGAATACCCCAAGACGGTTCACCGATGTGGAAACCGGTCTAGAAGTAGACCTTTATTCAGATAATATCAGGGAGAATTATAAAAATGCGGTGGAAAAATACATGGCCGAGCTTAAATTACAATGTGCAAAATACCGGATTAAGTATGTGGTTGCAGATATCAATAAAAATTTTGATAAAATTTTGACTTCATACTTGCTTGAAAAACAAAAGTTTGGATAG
- a CDS encoding protein-disulfide reductase DsbD family protein, whose product MKDNLLKKGLLLFAILTGFLTQAQIHDPVQWDTKVNKISDNEFELVFNAFIEENWHLYSQNLPEGGALPTVFIFENKSEKYELIGETGESESVTEYDQVFEMDLSYFAYQATFTQKIKVLDSTLNTIKAKVEYQVCDDKACIFETENFDLVIREGAAGEEMGANPAGVDEEKNVKIDTDKEDKRSFLGIFIVAFLSGFAALLTPCVFPMIPMTVSFFTKQSKSRAAGIRNAIFYGISIIVIYVLLGSLVTLIFGADSLNALSTNVWFNLAFFILLIVFATSFMGAFEIVLPSSWGTAIDSKADKGGLIGIFFMALALAIVSFSCTGPIVGTLLVEAASKGGIAPIIGMLGFSLAIALPFGLFAAFPGWLNTLPRSGGWLNSVKVTLGFLELALAFKFLSNADLVLQLHILEREIFLAIWIAIFGLLAFYLFGKIRLPHDSKEDHISVGRLLTGLVVLSFTVYLIPGLWGAPLKIISGFPPPLQYSESPYGVGGSGVNGISSKSNGLPEGAKLGPHDIVSFMDYEKGLAYAKQKDLPLLIDFTGHACVNCRKMEERVWSDPQVLDLLKNKVVLVSLYVDDQRELAESEKYVSEVTGKEIETIGNKWSDFQISKYQANAQPYYVMLNGKEEMLTKPESYEPDAEVFYSWLKKGVENYTDKGNEKTEFLGETSKSIFQ is encoded by the coding sequence ATGAAAGATAACTTACTAAAAAAAGGATTACTCCTTTTCGCTATACTCACCGGATTTTTAACTCAGGCGCAGATACATGATCCTGTGCAATGGGATACAAAGGTAAATAAGATATCTGACAACGAATTCGAACTGGTTTTCAATGCCTTTATTGAAGAGAACTGGCATCTTTATTCTCAGAATCTTCCGGAAGGAGGTGCGCTGCCTACTGTTTTTATTTTTGAAAATAAGAGCGAAAAATATGAACTCATAGGGGAGACCGGTGAAAGTGAATCTGTAACTGAATACGATCAGGTATTTGAAATGGACCTGTCTTATTTTGCGTATCAGGCGACTTTTACCCAAAAGATAAAAGTTCTGGACTCTACCTTAAATACAATAAAAGCCAAAGTTGAATATCAGGTTTGTGATGATAAGGCCTGTATTTTTGAGACCGAAAATTTTGATCTTGTGATTCGGGAAGGAGCTGCCGGCGAAGAGATGGGCGCTAATCCTGCGGGAGTTGATGAAGAAAAGAACGTAAAGATCGATACAGACAAGGAAGACAAAAGATCATTTCTTGGAATATTCATAGTAGCTTTTCTTTCAGGTTTTGCAGCATTGTTGACACCCTGTGTTTTTCCAATGATCCCTATGACGGTTAGTTTCTTCACCAAGCAGAGCAAATCCAGAGCGGCAGGTATAAGAAACGCTATTTTTTATGGGATATCCATAATAGTGATCTATGTGCTATTAGGTTCCCTGGTCACGCTGATATTTGGAGCAGATTCATTAAATGCACTTTCAACAAATGTTTGGTTCAATCTGGCATTCTTCATATTGCTTATTGTTTTTGCGACCTCTTTCATGGGGGCATTTGAAATTGTATTACCTAGCAGCTGGGGGACTGCAATAGATTCTAAAGCAGATAAGGGGGGGCTTATAGGGATCTTCTTTATGGCACTTGCTTTGGCGATCGTATCCTTTTCCTGTACCGGACCTATTGTTGGAACTTTACTTGTAGAGGCTGCTTCTAAAGGTGGGATCGCGCCAATTATTGGAATGCTTGGCTTTTCTCTTGCTATCGCCCTGCCTTTTGGCTTGTTCGCTGCTTTTCCGGGATGGCTGAATACTTTGCCAAGGTCTGGTGGCTGGCTTAATTCGGTAAAAGTAACACTTGGATTCCTGGAGCTTGCTCTGGCTTTTAAATTTTTATCCAATGCAGATCTGGTTCTGCAGTTACATATTCTTGAAAGAGAGATCTTTCTGGCGATCTGGATCGCAATTTTTGGCTTGCTGGCATTCTACTTATTTGGGAAGATCAGATTACCACATGACTCTAAAGAAGACCATATCTCTGTAGGTAGATTATTGACCGGATTGGTTGTGCTTAGCTTTACGGTTTATCTGATTCCAGGCCTATGGGGTGCTCCATTAAAGATAATTAGTGGTTTCCCTCCGCCATTACAATATAGTGAGTCTCCTTACGGAGTAGGTGGCTCTGGTGTGAACGGCATTTCCTCCAAATCCAATGGTCTTCCTGAAGGCGCAAAACTCGGGCCTCATGATATCGTGAGTTTCATGGATTACGAGAAAGGATTGGCTTATGCAAAACAAAAAGACTTGCCATTATTGATAGATTTTACCGGTCACGCCTGTGTGAATTGCCGAAAAATGGAAGAAAGGGTATGGAGTGATCCTCAGGTGCTGGATTTATTAAAAAATAAAGTCGTTCTGGTTTCACTTTATGTTGATGACCAACGAGAACTGGCTGAGTCCGAGAAATATGTTTCTGAAGTCACCGGGAAAGAAATAGAAACCATTGGAAATAAATGGAGCGATTTTCAGATTTCAAAATATCAGGCTAATGCTCAGCCTTATTATGTAATGCTTAACGGCAAAGAGGAAATG
- a CDS encoding bile acid:sodium symporter family protein: MENIADIIMPVSIGIIMFGIGLELKFKDFHRVFLQPKAVITGLMSQIFLLPALALGLVMFWPMDPVYKIGIMLLAACPGGTASNLVSKMLEGRVPLSVTLTAFNSFFILFTIPLIIELSYNLFGQEIQQIDLSFWETMREVLFSVVLPVLLGILIGGSLSDNQRSKIHKPLKYILPGVLLLAVITVLFLDKSNRNINYFEYTPLLIPLVIFNIVTIMAGFSISKTLELSHKSSFTIAIEMGLQNSVLALYIGDQLLENKDISLIAILYGSFSLITTFGLAYLLKFKFERQR, from the coding sequence GTGGAAAACATTGCCGACATCATTATGCCAGTTTCAATTGGGATTATAATGTTTGGTATTGGCCTGGAATTAAAATTTAAAGACTTTCATCGCGTTTTCTTGCAGCCCAAAGCAGTTATTACCGGTCTAATGAGTCAGATCTTTTTGCTTCCTGCTCTTGCATTAGGACTCGTTATGTTCTGGCCAATGGATCCCGTTTATAAGATAGGAATAATGTTACTCGCTGCATGTCCCGGCGGGACCGCCTCGAACCTGGTCTCCAAAATGCTTGAGGGTAGAGTTCCTTTATCGGTTACCCTAACCGCCTTCAATAGTTTTTTTATTCTATTCACCATTCCTTTGATCATAGAGCTCAGTTATAATTTATTCGGACAGGAAATTCAACAAATAGATCTTAGTTTCTGGGAAACCATGCGTGAGGTCCTTTTTAGCGTTGTGCTTCCGGTACTTCTCGGCATATTAATTGGCGGCTCCCTAAGTGATAACCAAAGGTCTAAAATTCATAAACCCCTAAAATATATTTTGCCAGGTGTCCTACTATTAGCCGTCATCACCGTCCTTTTCCTGGATAAAAGCAATAGGAACATCAACTATTTTGAATATACCCCACTTCTCATTCCGCTTGTAATTTTCAATATTGTCACCATAATGGCCGGCTTTTCTATTTCCAAAACACTGGAACTAAGTCATAAATCTTCGTTCACCATAGCTATTGAAATGGGATTACAGAACAGCGTACTGGCTCTATACATAGGAGATCAATTACTGGAAAATAAAGATATTAGCCTCATCGCTATCCTGTATGGAAGCTTCTCGCTAATTACCACTTTTGGTTTGGCCTATTTGCTAAAATTTAAATTCGAACGGCAGAGATAG